In Candidatus Eremiobacteraceae bacterium, one DNA window encodes the following:
- the topA gene encoding type I DNA topoisomerase yields MSKSLIIVESPAKARTLKKFLGSRYQVLPSVGHVRDLPKSRLGVDVDLDFKPTYVTIKGKGPVIKDLRSAVKKASHVYLATDPDREGEAIAWHLAEVLKLPEPRRIELHEITKSAVTEALKHSGAINMDRVDAQQARRILDRLVGYKISPMLWRKIQGGLSAGRVQSVAVKLIVDREREIDAFKPREYWTVSARLWPHGHHDAEHTLVADLVSVDGKKLDKFDIPNEGDATRLEARLAKASYSVSSVKTREVRRSPSAPFTTSTLQQEASRRLKMRVRRTMQIAQGLYEGVDVGEEGTTGLITYMRTDSTRLSGQAMDQAREYINQTFGAEYHNGKQFKVSADAQDAHEAIRPTDANRTPEKLKPFLDPSQLRIYRLIWERFVASQMAPAVYDQTTVEIAADGCGLRATGTVLKFAGYTKIYEESPDEDATEEDERKKHLPPVEEGQAMDLRAIMKAQHWTEPPPRYTEASLVKTLEEKGVGRPSTYATIVDTIQRHYAKLEQRRFSPTPVGIIVNDVLVEFFPDIFNETFTSEMERRLDRVEEKNDNWVSLLHDFYAPFSKDLARAEEFFPKIEIVEEEIDETCPACGRPMKIKNGRFGKFIACTGYPECKTTKPIVKDSGVICPRDGGRILERKSKKGRIFFGCEKYPACDFVAWDPPIQGSACKECGAFLVRKWGRNGGRVVCSNDAHHDHGFEAPLEASTSGNGVSSGHILEPEQEKRSA; encoded by the coding sequence TTGTCAAAATCCCTCATCATCGTCGAATCGCCGGCCAAAGCTCGCACTCTTAAGAAGTTCCTCGGTTCTCGCTATCAGGTCTTGCCCTCGGTCGGCCACGTTCGGGATCTGCCTAAGAGCCGGCTCGGCGTCGACGTCGACCTTGACTTCAAGCCCACCTACGTCACCATCAAGGGCAAGGGCCCGGTCATCAAAGACCTGCGCTCCGCGGTCAAAAAAGCGTCCCATGTCTACTTAGCGACCGACCCCGACCGGGAGGGCGAAGCCATCGCCTGGCACCTGGCCGAGGTGCTCAAGCTGCCGGAACCCCGGCGCATCGAACTCCACGAGATCACCAAGAGCGCCGTCACCGAGGCGCTCAAGCATTCCGGGGCGATCAATATGGACCGCGTCGACGCGCAGCAGGCGCGCCGCATCCTCGATCGCCTGGTCGGTTATAAGATCTCGCCGATGTTGTGGCGCAAGATCCAAGGCGGGCTGTCGGCCGGCCGCGTGCAGTCGGTCGCGGTCAAGCTCATCGTCGATCGCGAGCGCGAGATCGACGCGTTCAAACCGCGCGAGTATTGGACCGTTTCGGCGCGGCTATGGCCGCACGGCCACCACGACGCCGAACACACGCTGGTTGCTGATCTCGTCAGCGTCGACGGTAAGAAGCTCGACAAATTCGACATACCCAATGAAGGAGACGCCACGCGCTTGGAAGCGCGCTTGGCGAAAGCGTCCTATAGCGTCAGCAGCGTCAAGACGCGCGAGGTGCGTCGTTCGCCGTCAGCGCCGTTCACCACGAGCACGCTGCAGCAGGAGGCATCGCGCCGCCTCAAGATGCGCGTACGCCGCACGATGCAGATCGCGCAAGGGCTCTACGAAGGCGTCGACGTCGGCGAGGAAGGCACGACCGGCCTCATCACGTACATGCGCACGGACTCGACGCGGCTGTCGGGTCAGGCGATGGATCAGGCGCGCGAGTACATAAACCAGACGTTCGGCGCGGAGTATCACAACGGCAAACAGTTCAAGGTATCCGCGGATGCGCAGGACGCGCACGAGGCCATCCGGCCGACCGATGCCAACCGCACGCCCGAGAAGCTCAAGCCGTTCCTGGATCCGTCGCAGCTGCGTATCTATCGTCTCATCTGGGAACGCTTCGTCGCGAGCCAGATGGCGCCCGCGGTCTACGATCAGACGACCGTCGAGATCGCCGCCGACGGCTGCGGCCTGCGCGCGACCGGCACCGTGCTCAAGTTCGCCGGCTATACGAAGATCTACGAAGAGTCGCCCGATGAGGACGCGACCGAAGAAGACGAGCGCAAGAAGCACTTGCCGCCGGTGGAAGAGGGCCAGGCGATGGACCTGCGTGCCATCATGAAGGCGCAGCACTGGACCGAGCCGCCGCCCCGTTACACGGAAGCCTCGCTGGTCAAGACGCTGGAAGAGAAAGGCGTCGGCCGCCCGAGCACGTACGCGACGATCGTCGACACCATCCAGCGCCACTACGCCAAGCTCGAACAGCGCCGCTTCTCGCCGACGCCGGTCGGCATCATCGTCAACGACGTGCTGGTCGAGTTTTTCCCGGACATCTTCAACGAGACGTTCACCTCCGAGATGGAGCGGCGCCTGGACCGCGTCGAGGAGAAGAACGATAACTGGGTGTCGCTGCTGCACGACTTCTACGCGCCGTTCTCCAAAGATCTGGCGCGCGCCGAAGAGTTCTTCCCGAAGATCGAGATCGTGGAAGAAGAGATCGACGAGACCTGCCCCGCGTGCGGCCGGCCGATGAAGATCAAGAACGGACGCTTCGGCAAGTTCATCGCGTGCACGGGCTATCCGGAGTGCAAGACGACCAAGCCGATCGTGAAGGACTCGGGCGTCATCTGCCCGCGCGACGGCGGGCGCATCTTGGAGCGCAAGAGCAAGAAGGGGCGCATCTTCTTCGGCTGCGAGAAGTACCCGGCGTGCGACTTCGTGGCCTGGGATCCGCCGATCCAAGGCTCGGCGTGCAAAGAGTGCGGTGCGTTCCTGGTGCGCAAGTGGGGCCGCAACGGCGGCCGCGTGGTGTGCAGCAACGATGCGCATCACGATCACGGCTTTGAAGCGCCGCTCGAGGCGTCCACCTCCGGCAACGGCGTCTCGTCCGGTCACATCCTCGAACCCGAACAGGAAAAGCGCTCCGCCTAA
- a CDS encoding oligopeptide/dipeptide ABC transporter ATP-binding protein, which produces MADAQPVATTDGALAASPEPDPNAIVEVRNVKKYFPITAGVFSRHVADVKAVDDVSFAIKPGETLGLVGESGSGKTTIGRCILRLLEPTGGHIFFEREDITGLPQSPPLWDRNAPNMRTLRSKMQIIFQDPYASLNPRMTVGDIIAEPLQIHGIGGQPHPSKQQQEQRVNELLRTVKLAPYHANRYPHEFSGGQRQRIGIARALAVNPKFIVADEPVSALDVSIQAQVVNLLQDLQQQLGLTYLFIAHDLSVVRHISDRVAVMYVGKLVELADQDELYKRPLHPYTQSLLSAIPIPDPRVEARRERIILTGDIPSPVNPPKACRFNTRCPIAYERCFIEEPLLRDYGAHRVACHKVEELGGEQPDITKRTAGAAVPTV; this is translated from the coding sequence GTGGCTGACGCCCAGCCCGTTGCCACGACCGACGGGGCCCTCGCCGCATCTCCCGAGCCGGACCCGAACGCGATTGTCGAGGTCCGCAACGTCAAGAAGTACTTCCCTATCACCGCCGGCGTGTTCTCGCGCCACGTGGCCGACGTCAAGGCGGTCGACGACGTGTCGTTCGCGATCAAGCCGGGTGAGACGCTGGGCCTGGTCGGCGAGTCGGGTTCGGGCAAGACGACGATCGGACGGTGCATCTTGCGGCTGCTCGAGCCGACCGGCGGCCACATCTTCTTCGAGCGCGAGGACATCACCGGGCTGCCGCAATCGCCGCCGCTGTGGGACCGCAACGCGCCGAACATGCGCACGCTGCGCAGCAAGATGCAGATCATCTTCCAGGATCCGTACGCCAGCCTCAACCCGCGCATGACGGTCGGCGACATCATCGCCGAGCCGCTGCAGATCCACGGCATCGGCGGGCAGCCGCATCCGAGCAAGCAGCAGCAAGAGCAGCGGGTCAACGAACTGCTGCGCACGGTCAAGCTCGCGCCGTACCACGCCAACCGGTACCCGCATGAGTTCTCCGGCGGCCAGCGCCAGCGCATCGGCATCGCGCGCGCGCTCGCGGTCAACCCCAAGTTCATCGTCGCCGACGAGCCGGTGTCGGCCCTTGACGTGTCGATCCAAGCGCAGGTCGTCAACTTGCTGCAGGATCTGCAGCAGCAATTGGGCCTGACGTATCTGTTCATCGCCCACGACCTGTCGGTCGTGCGCCACATCTCCGACCGCGTCGCGGTGATGTACGTCGGCAAGCTCGTCGAGCTGGCGGACCAAGACGAGCTCTATAAGCGGCCGCTGCATCCCTACACGCAATCCCTGCTGTCGGCGATCCCGATTCCGGACCCACGCGTCGAAGCGCGGCGCGAGCGGATCATCTTGACCGGCGACATACCTTCGCCGGTGAATCCTCCCAAGGCATGCCGCTTCAACACGCGCTGCCCGATCGCGTACGAGCGCTGCTTCATCGAAGAGCCGCTGCTCAGGGACTATGGCGCGCATCGCGTCGCGTGCCACAAAGTGGAAGAACTCGGCGGCGAGCAGCCCGACATCACCAAACGCACCGCCGGGGCGGCTGTCCCGACTGTCTAA
- a CDS encoding DUF4383 domain-containing protein: MAKAFALIFGVIYTIVGVAGFIPGIGGTLGMAPSTLLGLGADINLVHNTVHLALGFWGLWAASDESRAVAYCQIAGVALILLGLLGFFFPTGFGIVPLGGNDPWIHILSGVLLAYAGFMRPGAPARA; this comes from the coding sequence GTGGCAAAGGCTTTCGCTCTCATCTTCGGCGTCATCTACACGATCGTCGGCGTCGCCGGCTTCATCCCCGGTATCGGCGGAACGCTCGGCATGGCGCCGAGCACGCTGCTCGGCCTGGGCGCGGACATCAACCTGGTCCACAATACCGTGCATCTCGCGCTCGGTTTTTGGGGGCTGTGGGCGGCAAGTGACGAGTCGCGCGCCGTCGCCTACTGCCAGATCGCCGGCGTCGCGCTGATCCTGTTGGGACTGCTCGGATTTTTCTTCCCGACGGGCTTCGGCATCGTGCCGTTGGGCGGCAATGATCCGTGGATCCACATACTGTCGGGCGTGTTGCTCGCGTACGCTGGCTTCATGCGCCCGGGTGCGCCGGCTCGAGCGTAA
- the murI gene encoding glutamate racemase codes for MSGSARRAAILDSGLGGLTVLGALRALAPDVDVVYFADTANVPYGDRTLDDVARLGARIVEHFAAHEPAVIVVASGTTCAAFDICGWPRSRAPFAGVIDAGARDSVSASASGAIGVIATRGTIDSGCFERAIVERKRDARVTNVAAPALVPIVEAGESGSERAQAAVNAACRPFIEARCDAVILGCTHFPHLRKWFAAALGPGVRLIDPADACAAAAVALLPASPQGSGRFVCEVSGDASSFASHARALGAPCLDALAHVELRATKSAHAAGNGLLQQMEKAEEDQRGGDR; via the coding sequence GTGAGCGGCTCCGCGCGCCGCGCCGCGATCCTCGACTCAGGACTGGGCGGCCTCACCGTGCTCGGCGCACTGCGCGCGCTCGCGCCTGACGTCGACGTCGTGTACTTCGCCGACACCGCCAACGTGCCGTATGGCGACCGCACGCTCGACGATGTCGCCCGATTGGGTGCGCGCATCGTCGAGCACTTCGCCGCGCACGAACCGGCGGTCATCGTCGTCGCCTCGGGAACCACCTGCGCCGCGTTTGATATATGCGGCTGGCCGCGATCGCGCGCGCCGTTCGCCGGCGTCATCGACGCCGGTGCCCGCGATTCGGTGAGCGCCAGCGCGAGCGGCGCGATCGGCGTGATCGCGACACGCGGCACGATCGACAGCGGCTGCTTCGAACGCGCAATCGTGGAGCGCAAGCGCGACGCTCGCGTGACCAACGTCGCCGCACCGGCATTGGTGCCGATCGTCGAGGCCGGCGAATCAGGCAGCGAGCGGGCGCAAGCCGCGGTGAACGCGGCATGCCGGCCGTTCATCGAAGCGCGTTGCGACGCGGTGATCCTCGGTTGCACCCACTTCCCGCATTTGCGCAAATGGTTCGCCGCCGCGCTGGGCCCCGGCGTGCGTCTGATCGACCCGGCGGACGCGTGCGCGGCAGCCGCCGTCGCGCTCTTGCCCGCGAGCCCGCAAGGGTCGGGCCGATTCGTGTGCGAGGTCAGCGGGGACGCATCGTCCTTCGCGTCACACGCGCGCGCCCTCGGCGCCCCATGTCTCGATGCACTCGCGCACGTCGAACTGCGCGCCACGAAATCGGCACACGCAGCGGGCAACGGGCTCCTACAGCAGATGGAAAAGGCGGAAGAAGACCAGCGTGGAGGCGATCGCTAA
- the trmFO gene encoding methylenetetrahydrofolate--tRNA-(uracil(54)-C(5))-methyltransferase (FADH(2)-oxidizing) TrmFO, with protein MMSQGVTVIGGGLAGSEAAWQLAHAGVPVTLYEMRPHVQTGAHVSGRLAELVCSNSLRGASLENAVGLLKEEMGRLGSLIIESARATSVPAGGALAVDRERFADHVERRIAEHPLIDVRREEVRVIPDGGLTIVACGPLASPALAAELTRLCGPQLHYFDAASPIVAADSLDRSQMYEASRYGKGDGADYLNIGLDQMQYRQLVRDLVDGDKHEPHGFEADASGKIPYFEACLPVEEMARRGEDTLRFGPLKPVGLVDPRTGKRPYAVVQLRRENAAGTAYNLVGFQTRLTWPAQKSALGKLPGLHEAEWLRLGVMHRNTFVDAPRVLAEDLRLRAAPHVFLAGQVTGCEGYVEAAATGIVAAINAARRAKGDERPFVPPARTAIGALLAYLRDGTSHDFQPQNVTFAYFEQLEGPRLDKQARRRAFAERALAEIDTIARDLSTGIPSGHSSGIEVA; from the coding sequence ATGATGTCGCAGGGTGTGACCGTCATCGGCGGAGGACTTGCAGGTTCGGAAGCGGCGTGGCAGCTCGCGCATGCGGGCGTCCCCGTGACGCTGTACGAGATGCGCCCGCACGTGCAGACCGGCGCGCACGTCAGCGGGCGGCTCGCCGAGCTGGTGTGCAGCAACTCGCTACGTGGGGCTTCGCTGGAAAACGCGGTCGGGCTGCTCAAAGAAGAGATGGGGCGCCTCGGTTCGCTCATCATCGAGTCGGCGCGTGCGACCTCCGTGCCCGCGGGCGGCGCGCTCGCGGTCGACCGCGAGCGGTTTGCCGACCACGTCGAACGTAGGATCGCCGAACATCCGCTCATCGACGTGCGGCGCGAAGAGGTGCGCGTTATTCCTGACGGCGGGTTGACGATCGTCGCGTGCGGGCCGCTCGCATCGCCGGCGCTCGCTGCGGAGTTGACGCGGCTATGCGGGCCGCAATTGCACTATTTCGATGCGGCGTCGCCGATCGTGGCCGCCGATTCGCTGGACCGCTCGCAGATGTACGAGGCCTCGCGCTACGGCAAGGGCGACGGCGCTGATTATCTCAACATCGGGCTCGACCAGATGCAATATCGCCAACTGGTGCGCGACCTGGTGGACGGCGACAAACACGAGCCGCACGGCTTCGAGGCGGACGCGAGCGGCAAGATCCCGTACTTCGAGGCGTGCCTGCCGGTCGAAGAGATGGCCAGGCGCGGTGAGGACACGCTGCGTTTTGGTCCGCTCAAGCCGGTCGGCTTGGTGGATCCGCGCACCGGCAAGCGCCCATATGCGGTCGTCCAGCTGCGCCGTGAGAATGCGGCGGGGACGGCCTACAATCTCGTCGGATTCCAAACCCGCTTGACCTGGCCGGCGCAGAAGAGCGCCCTCGGCAAACTGCCGGGTCTGCATGAAGCCGAGTGGCTGCGACTTGGGGTGATGCATCGCAACACGTTCGTCGACGCGCCGCGCGTGCTGGCCGAGGACTTGCGTTTGCGCGCCGCACCGCACGTCTTCTTGGCGGGGCAGGTGACCGGCTGCGAGGGCTACGTCGAGGCCGCCGCCACGGGCATCGTCGCCGCGATCAACGCCGCGCGCCGGGCGAAAGGGGACGAGCGGCCGTTCGTGCCTCCGGCGCGGACCGCGATCGGCGCGCTGTTGGCGTACTTGCGCGATGGCACGAGCCATGACTTCCAACCGCAAAACGTCACCTTCGCCTATTTCGAGCAGCTCGAGGGGCCGCGTCTGGACAAGCAGGCACGACGGCGCGCTTTCGCCGAACGCGCGCTGGCCGAGATCGATACGATCGCCCGGGATCTGTCGACGGGCATACCATCCGGGCACAGCTCGGGCATCGAGGTAGCATGA
- a CDS encoding alpha/beta fold hydrolase, with protein sequence MTPRKRSFDSFELPGGDRAVLLLHGFSGSTDEVRELGARLNAWGYDVTAPALPGHRGDVRELETVTDADYFTTALAQFDRLARERERVYVIGLSMGGALGLYIAQHRAPAAVVTISAPVRMPSHVYGGVHLVARHRASVHLPVNLNAYFGGIGYPTVPASAVRTFLSVVTQVRAGLADVHCPLLVLHSARDMTVPFANAALIDASVGSLKREIVVFDEGQHLMTVGRGLDVIEPYVSEFLVRADREHARDSRTQAKPS encoded by the coding sequence GTGACCCCTCGCAAGCGTTCGTTCGACTCCTTCGAGCTGCCGGGCGGCGATCGAGCGGTGCTGCTACTGCACGGCTTTTCGGGCAGCACGGATGAGGTGCGCGAGCTGGGCGCGCGCCTGAACGCGTGGGGATATGACGTCACCGCCCCTGCCCTGCCAGGTCATCGCGGCGACGTGCGCGAGCTCGAGACCGTGACGGACGCGGACTATTTCACGACGGCGCTGGCACAGTTCGATCGGCTCGCACGCGAGCGCGAACGCGTCTACGTCATCGGACTTTCGATGGGCGGCGCGCTCGGGTTGTACATCGCGCAGCACAGGGCGCCGGCCGCGGTGGTCACGATCAGCGCGCCGGTGAGAATGCCGTCGCACGTCTACGGCGGCGTGCACCTGGTCGCGCGCCACCGGGCGAGCGTGCATCTGCCCGTCAACCTCAACGCGTATTTCGGCGGCATCGGCTACCCGACCGTACCGGCCTCAGCGGTGCGGACGTTTCTATCGGTTGTGACGCAGGTTCGGGCCGGCCTCGCCGACGTCCATTGCCCGCTGCTCGTCCTCCATAGCGCGCGCGACATGACGGTGCCGTTCGCCAACGCGGCGCTGATCGACGCGTCGGTCGGCAGTCTCAAGCGCGAGATCGTCGTGTTCGACGAAGGTCAGCATCTGATGACCGTGGGCCGCGGACTCGATGTCATCGAGCCCTACGTCAGCGAGTTTCTCGTACGCGCGGACAGGGAGCATGCGCGGGACAGCCGAACCCAAGCGAAGCCTTCTTGA
- a CDS encoding GNAT family N-acetyltransferase has translation MADLALATERLRLEPLKPSHARALFEPMRDERLYRYEAQRPPKSEAGLERRFERLAVGRDGSQLWFNWAVRGKDGPYVGLVQATVDGKSAVIGYDIFPAYWRQGYGKEACSAVIERALRDLGVTLVKAIVDIENQASIALLESLGFKRVWTGPSDDMPGHTDHRYERVLA, from the coding sequence GTGGCTGATCTAGCGCTGGCCACGGAGCGGCTCAGACTCGAGCCGCTCAAGCCTTCGCACGCGCGCGCTCTTTTCGAGCCGATGCGCGACGAGCGGTTATATCGCTACGAAGCCCAACGTCCGCCGAAGTCGGAAGCCGGCCTAGAGCGCCGCTTCGAGCGGCTGGCGGTCGGCCGCGACGGCTCGCAGCTCTGGTTCAATTGGGCCGTGCGCGGCAAGGACGGGCCCTACGTGGGTTTGGTTCAAGCGACGGTGGACGGCAAATCCGCAGTGATCGGGTACGACATCTTCCCCGCATACTGGCGCCAAGGCTACGGCAAAGAGGCTTGTAGCGCGGTCATCGAGCGCGCGCTGCGCGACCTTGGCGTCACGCTCGTAAAGGCGATCGTCGATATCGAGAATCAGGCGTCGATCGCGCTGCTTGAGTCGCTTGGGTTCAAACGGGTGTGGACAGGCCCGAGCGACGACATGCCCGGCCACACGGACCATCGCTACGAGCGCGTATTGGCTTAG
- the secG gene encoding preprotein translocase subunit SecG yields the protein MLAIVYALLAAPAASAPTPIPVGTIPPAPTNVVFHQTLAGQYPWVLDALQILFLIATVALIALMSAQTTKTEGLSGSIGGRAEAAYHGRLGLDQQITRITSITAYAWIILAVAFFVVTRTQ from the coding sequence TTGCTAGCCATCGTGTATGCGCTGCTGGCGGCACCAGCCGCTTCGGCGCCGACGCCCATCCCGGTGGGCACGATTCCACCCGCCCCGACCAACGTGGTCTTCCACCAGACCCTAGCGGGCCAATATCCTTGGGTGCTCGACGCCCTGCAGATCCTTTTCCTCATCGCGACGGTCGCCCTCATCGCGCTGATGTCGGCGCAGACGACCAAGACCGAAGGTCTGTCGGGCAGCATCGGCGGCCGCGCCGAGGCCGCGTATCATGGGCGGCTGGGCCTCGATCAGCAGATCACGCGCATCACTTCGATCACCGCCTACGCCTGGATCATCCTCGCGGTCGCGTTCTTCGTCGTCACCCGCACGCAATAA
- the hslV gene encoding ATP-dependent protease subunit HslV, with product MIRSTTIVGVLRDGHIAIGGDGQVTLDKVVMKHHARKVRAVGGGKVLAGFAGSAADGITLLDKFEAKLQEFRGNITRASVELAKDWRQDRYLRRLEALLIVGDTEHLFVLSGTGDVVEPDDNIAAIGSGGPYAQAAALALIKNTPLSAEDIVREALQVAGRIDIYTNDDIAIETL from the coding sequence ATGATCCGTTCAACCACAATCGTCGGGGTGTTGCGCGATGGACACATCGCGATCGGCGGCGATGGCCAGGTCACGCTCGATAAAGTCGTCATGAAACATCACGCGCGCAAAGTGCGCGCGGTCGGCGGAGGCAAAGTGCTTGCTGGTTTCGCCGGTTCAGCCGCGGACGGCATCACGCTACTCGACAAATTCGAAGCCAAGCTGCAAGAGTTCCGCGGCAACATCACCCGCGCGTCGGTCGAGCTGGCCAAGGATTGGCGCCAGGATCGGTACTTGCGCCGCCTCGAGGCGCTGCTGATCGTCGGCGACACCGAGCATCTCTTCGTGCTTTCGGGCACCGGCGACGTGGTCGAACCCGACGATAACATCGCCGCGATCGGCTCCGGCGGCCCGTACGCCCAAGCCGCCGCGCTGGCGTTGATCAAGAACACTCCGCTAAGCGCAGAAGACATCGTGCGCGAAGCGTTGCAGGTCGCTGGGCGCATCGACATCTACACGAACGACGATATCGCGATCGAGACGCTGTGA
- a CDS encoding ABC transporter ATP-binding protein, translating into MPLLSVKDLEVTFSTDDGVVRAVNGLSFDIEPGKTLGIVGESGSGKSVTALSIMRLISMPPGRIEKGEVLFNGQDLLKLGESQMRQIRGNKIAMIFQDPMTSLNPVLTVGDQIMETIQQHQHKSRAEAYKRAIEMLELVRIPEPEKRIKSYPHQFSGGMRQRVMIAMALSCDPELLIADEPTTALDVTIQAQILDLMNDLQKRLNSAIIMITHDLGVVAEVCEKVLVMYGGNMVEYGTTEQIFAEPKHPYTLGLLDSLPRLDEGGRRRLVPIEGQPPNLLRLPAGCAFAPRCPYALPDHATIPPPTIDFGSGHVARCTLYNEEPALKIRAEAERLKFASAAAKEAARG; encoded by the coding sequence ATGCCGCTGCTGTCCGTCAAGGACCTCGAGGTCACGTTTTCGACCGACGACGGTGTCGTCCGCGCGGTCAACGGACTGTCCTTCGACATCGAGCCGGGCAAGACGTTGGGCATCGTCGGCGAGTCGGGCTCGGGCAAGAGCGTCACCGCGCTCTCGATCATGCGCTTGATCTCGATGCCGCCGGGCAGGATCGAGAAGGGCGAGGTCCTTTTCAACGGCCAGGATCTGCTCAAGCTCGGCGAGTCGCAGATGCGCCAGATCCGCGGCAACAAGATCGCGATGATCTTCCAAGATCCGATGACCAGCCTCAACCCGGTGTTGACGGTCGGCGATCAGATCATGGAGACGATTCAGCAGCACCAGCACAAAAGCCGCGCCGAGGCGTACAAGCGCGCGATCGAGATGCTCGAGCTGGTGCGCATCCCCGAGCCGGAAAAACGCATCAAGTCCTATCCGCACCAGTTCTCGGGCGGCATGCGCCAGCGCGTGATGATCGCCATGGCGTTGTCGTGCGATCCCGAGCTGCTCATCGCCGACGAGCCGACCACCGCGCTCGACGTCACCATCCAAGCGCAGATCCTCGACCTCATGAACGATCTGCAAAAGCGCCTCAACTCGGCGATCATCATGATCACGCATGATCTGGGCGTGGTGGCCGAGGTGTGCGAAAAAGTGCTCGTGATGTACGGCGGCAACATGGTCGAATACGGAACGACCGAACAGATCTTCGCCGAGCCGAAGCACCCGTACACCTTGGGATTGCTCGATTCGCTGCCGCGCCTCGATGAAGGGGGACGCCGCCGCCTCGTCCCGATCGAAGGGCAACCGCCCAATCTGCTGCGCCTGCCGGCCGGCTGCGCGTTCGCGCCGCGCTGTCCCTACGCGCTGCCCGACCACGCCACCATCCCGCCGCCGACCATCGACTTCGGCAGCGGCCACGTGGCGCGCTGCACGCTATATAATGAAGAGCCCGCGCTGAAGATCCGCGCCGAGGCCGAGCGCCTCAAGTTCGCGAGCGCCGCCGCCAAGGAGGCCGCGCGTGGCTGA